From Pseudorasbora parva isolate DD20220531a chromosome 25, ASM2467924v1, whole genome shotgun sequence, one genomic window encodes:
- the LOC137064331 gene encoding mucin-2-like, whose protein sequence is MWGNFHFKTFDGDFYQFPGMCEYNLVSDCQTHVIRQFSVHVKRTENSNSPKISRVSISINDITVELTEETVMVMGKNGTLPVHVGGVLVEESTIYIMVRSKIGITVMWNREDAVRVYAGNLVYALLINEGHCEDLLKAKDWDPCTQILNPEPYINACINDLCLYQPVDNDNSSLCATLSEYSRQCSHAGKSPPTWRRDDFCAVTCPYNMVHSESGSPCMQTCLHKNTNALCEEHNIDGCFCPPGTVFDEISKMSCIPVEKCQCTHDGIYNPGDVLKKNEEECICEKGKWICMSIPSPGLCAVEEGSHFTTYDGKEFTFHGDCNYVLSERGSERIFYPSSDCPPKT, encoded by the exons ATGTGGGGAAACTTCCACTTCAAGACGTTCGATGGGGACTTTTACCAGTTCCCAGGCATGTGCGAGTATAACCTGGTGTCTGACTGCCAAACCCATGTCATTCGCCAGTTCTCGGTTCATGTGAAGAGAACAGAAAACTCCAACAGCCCGAAGATCAGCAGGGTGTCGATTTCTATCAATGATATCACTGTTGAGTTGACAGAGGAAACGGTCATGGTCATGGGAAAAAA TGGAACGCTGCCCGTACATGTCGGAGGGGTCCTTGTGGAAGAGAGCACAATTTACATCATGGTTCGTTCCAAAATAGGCATCACTGTCATGTGGAACAGAGAAGATGCAgttagg gtgtacgctggaaatttggtgtacgcacttttgataaatgagggccattgtgaggACCTTTTGAAAGCTAAAGACTGGGACCCCTGCACTCAGATTTTGAACCCTGAGCCATATATCAATGCCTGTATAAATGATTTATGCTTGTATCAACCTGTAGACAATGACAATTCCTCACTCTGTGCAACTTTGTCTGAATATTCACGTCAGTGTTCGCATGCTGGGAAATCTCCACCGACTTGGAGAAGAGATGACTTTTGC GCTGTAACTTGTCCCTACAATATGGTACACTCTGAAAGCGGCTCCCCCTGTATGCAAACATGcttgcacaaaaacacaaatgcaCTGTGTGAGGAACACAACATCGATGGCTGCTTCTGCCCACCAG GAACTGTGTTTGATGAAATCTCAAAAATGAGCTGCATCCCTGTTGAAAAATGTCAGTGCACACATGACGGCATCTACAACCCAGGAGAtgttcttaaaaaaaatgagGAGGAATG TATATGTGAGAAGGGAAAGTGGATCTGTATGAGTATTCCCAGCCCTGGCCTGTGCGCAGTAGAGGAAGGATCTCACTTCACCACCTACGACGGGAAAGAATTCACTTTCCATGGAGACTGCAACTATGTGCTCTCAGAA aggggctcggagaggatattctacccgagctccgattgccccccaaAAACATAA